From the Spiroplasma chrysopicola DF-1 genome, one window contains:
- the rdgB gene encoding RdgB/HAM1 family non-canonical purine NTP pyrophosphatase has protein sequence MHEIWIATNNKNKVWEFTAIFAEMNVTVKSLLDLPTKIDIPEEGTSFFENAYQKAAYLAHKINKPVLADDSGLEIIGLNNFPGIFTKRWALPITDNNLINQMLIDKCENLVDRSAQAVCTLVYFNPLNGKKGSFTGITKGEITLIPIGENNFGYDPIFKVQELNKTYAQLTLTEKNHYSHRAKAVNQFKEWWKKEEEGWQVPKD, from the coding sequence ATGCACGAAATTTGAATTGCAACAAATAACAAAAATAAGGTGTGGGAATTTACAGCTATTTTTGCTGAAATGAATGTAACTGTTAAATCACTATTAGATTTACCAACAAAAATTGACATTCCAGAAGAAGGAACAAGTTTTTTTGAAAATGCATATCAAAAGGCCGCTTATTTAGCTCATAAAATTAATAAGCCGGTTTTAGCGGATGATTCAGGTTTAGAAATTATTGGGTTAAATAATTTTCCTGGTATTTTTACAAAACGCTGGGCTTTACCAATCACAGATAATAATTTAATCAATCAAATGTTAATTGATAAATGTGAAAATTTAGTTGATCGCTCAGCGCAAGCAGTTTGTACTTTGGTATATTTTAATCCTTTAAACGGAAAAAAAGGTAGTTTTACCGGAATTACGAAAGGGGAAATAACATTAATCCCCATTGGTGAAAATAACTTTGGTTATGATCCAATTTTTAAAGTACAAGAATTAAATAAAACCTATGCGCAGTTAACTTTAACGGAAAAAAATCACTATTCTCATCGTGCAAAGGCAGTTAACCAATTTAAAGAATGATGAAAAAAGGAGGAAGAAGGATGACAAGTACCAAAAGATTAA
- the oppB gene encoding oligopeptide ABC transporter permease OppB yields the protein MANFQDSDKHERKETSLLESNTEIIKDKFADIVVDDFQSEKKFSLLVNLKYHLNLYWLNSKEFFNKFPLLGYSLKRIFFSLITLILAICAIFILLRLVTPDDTYVSDIDLAKLKIIPGSPEYNALLTERMKIFGVYGSIWSQLGTYLRNVTPFIKKTLLVNTYYDSVTGHLTGDSYETWFYLGTIFSAAVGQPGELVSTAFARAIPYSFAFGSVTVLLAYFIGVPLGIISAKHKEKSVDNGINSAVITLLAIPPVIIVIGIYLISIYVFRAHGLFSSGGFSTKFWPVVAIFLMIAPPIVLTTRRYVIDEMTADYTKFALSKGMSDSYVFYIHIFRNAGIRIFRVFPTAFVTTIFGASIFAEQNWGIPGMSRFIVAGVAAKDSFVVMGYILLTATAGIATSLLADIMMAVLDPRIKLTK from the coding sequence ATGGCTAATTTTCAGGATAGTGACAAGCATGAAAGGAAGGAAACTTCTTTATTAGAAAGTAACACAGAAATAATTAAAGATAAATTTGCAGATATTGTTGTGGATGATTTTCAAAGTGAGAAAAAATTCTCATTATTAGTTAATTTGAAATATCATTTAAATCTTTATTGACTAAATAGTAAAGAGTTTTTTAATAAGTTCCCATTGCTAGGATACTCATTAAAAAGAATTTTCTTTTCGTTGATAACTTTAATTTTGGCAATTTGTGCAATTTTTATTTTATTAAGATTAGTAACTCCAGATGATACTTATGTTTCAGATATTGATCTTGCTAAATTAAAAATTATTCCAGGATCACCTGAATACAATGCTTTATTGACAGAACGAATGAAAATTTTTGGAGTATATGGATCAATCTGAAGTCAATTAGGAACATATTTACGTAATGTTACGCCATTTATTAAAAAAACATTATTAGTTAATACATATTATGATTCTGTTACAGGTCATTTAACAGGGGATAGTTATGAAACTTGATTTTATTTAGGAACTATTTTCTCAGCAGCGGTTGGTCAACCAGGAGAATTAGTATCAACAGCGTTTGCTCGGGCAATCCCATATTCTTTTGCTTTTGGTTCAGTTACGGTTTTATTAGCATACTTTATCGGTGTTCCTTTAGGAATTATTTCAGCTAAACATAAAGAAAAATCAGTTGATAATGGTATTAATAGTGCAGTTATTACATTATTAGCAATTCCACCAGTTATTATTGTGATTGGAATTTATTTAATTTCAATTTATGTTTTTAGAGCTCATGGATTATTTAGTTCTGGGGGCTTTAGCACTAAGTTTTGACCAGTTGTCGCAATTTTCTTAATGATTGCACCGCCAATTGTCTTAACAACTCGTCGTTATGTAATTGATGAAATGACAGCAGATTATACAAAATTTGCTTTATCAAAAGGAATGTCAGATAGTTATGTTTTCTACATTCATATTTTCCGTAATGCCGGGATTAGAATTTTCCGTGTTTTCCCAACAGCATTTGTTACAACTATTTTTGGAGCAAGTATCTTTGCCGAACAGAACTGGGGAATTCCGGGAATGAGTCGCTTTATTGTCGCTGGGGTTGCGGCGAAAGATTCCTTTGTTGTAATGGGTTATATTTTATTAACCGCGACAGCTGGAATTGCAACTAGTTTATTAGCTGATATTATGATGGCTGTTTTAGACCCACGGATTAAATTAACGAAATAA
- a CDS encoding phosphotransferase: MKYKCWKKLALGITNQNYLTNNNLFVRYSLPDTAFYLDHQNEIKVLEALKTTPWTIPIVDYGFEENNFYLVSHYLTNSTTIDANNLTPSLLKEASTLLKNLWAIKIDNDVVFNPKQFLNNFKVKIKTPLVDLTGYEKTIDYQKLATPTKDLVLCHNDLNPGNFLISKNKMYLIDFEYAMYNDRLFDIGSFISETLTKQEDINLWLTFFDLSPQEKEKLAAWINYQNILWIYWATYMYQERQNPIFYDIILAKYQKLKQEGQRF, from the coding sequence ATGAAATATAAATGTTGAAAAAAACTCGCTTTAGGAATTACCAATCAAAATTATTTAACCAATAATAATTTATTTGTTCGTTATAGTTTACCAGATACCGCTTTCTATTTAGATCACCAAAATGAAATTAAAGTTTTAGAAGCATTAAAAACAACACCTTGAACAATCCCAATTGTTGATTATGGTTTTGAAGAAAATAATTTTTATCTTGTTAGTCACTATTTAACAAATAGTACAACAATTGATGCAAATAATTTAACACCCAGTTTATTAAAAGAAGCAAGTACGCTATTAAAAAACCTCTGAGCAATCAAAATTGACAATGACGTTGTTTTTAATCCCAAACAATTCTTAAATAACTTTAAAGTCAAAATTAAAACCCCATTAGTTGACTTAACTGGCTATGAAAAAACAATTGACTACCAAAAATTAGCAACACCAACAAAAGACCTTGTGCTTTGTCATAACGATTTAAATCCTGGGAACTTTTTAATTAGCAAAAATAAAATGTACCTAATTGATTTTGAATATGCCATGTATAATGATCGCTTATTTGATATTGGCTCTTTTATTTCCGAAACCTTAACAAAGCAAGAAGATATTAACCTTTGATTAACTTTTTTTGACCTTAGTCCTCAAGAAAAAGAAAAACTAGCAGCATGAATTAATTATCAAAATATCTTATGAATCTACTGAGCTACTTACATGTACCAAGAACGACAAAATCCCATTTTTTATGACATTATCTTAGCTAAATATCAAAAACTAAAACAAGAAGGTCAGCGTTTCTAA
- the recD2 gene encoding SF1B family DNA helicase RecD2: MTVIKGYLKLIVFESANGYRICKFQLEHDRNHHIFIKGFLMEMHQDQLYELTGEVKNNPRYGQNFEVQQIKKIMPQTKDDLIRYLSSDLFPTIGAKTAEVIINHFQEDVINKIKNNLATLNDIKGLTPNQVKIIQTTFSKMTQEDEINHLFSQNNLSLQILSLLKTKYDVDQIMAILQKDPYSLLLKDNISFKAIDKIFLTFNSNPTDYIRIGYYAWYYAKEFCNSTGDTYLELEQLTKILQKNFVTVTKEIILAGLKYVKNLNLLIFKNEKIYVAEIYHSELNIAALLNSLNTNAAISVDEVNTIFQQVEAQKQISYNLQQVKAIKEAVLSNFLLIVGGPGTGKTTVVDGIVSILKKSFKNNKIILAAPTGKAAKRLRDKTKQKAVTIHKLLKYDPLTNQFFHNENNPLEIDILILDEVSMVDTLLLSAIAKASLNLKKLILIGDVNQLPSVACGDVLRDIIGTDIFNVVPLTEVYRQQEGNDILELSYAIQQDYFEYHFDNKQDVKFINSSNSNEILNTVGELYQNLVKQHQGQYDQIQIIAPMYNGTLGINTLNNYLQNKINPDYGQKHCKIGYQEFRVNDKVMQLKNRPELEVYNGDVGIIVDIKQDKDLNNILIIQFDEQLIKYSPELYYDITLAYACSVHKLQGSEYEYVIFVITKAFWIMLNRNLVYTGITRAKNQLFLLGEQQALHYAVNNVLKKRKTTLGEVIKDFKG; this comes from the coding sequence ATGACAGTAATTAAAGGTTATTTAAAGTTAATTGTATTTGAATCAGCTAATGGTTATCGAATTTGTAAGTTTCAATTAGAACATGATCGTAATCATCATATTTTTATTAAAGGTTTTTTAATGGAAATGCACCAAGATCAACTGTATGAATTAACAGGGGAAGTAAAAAATAATCCTCGTTATGGCCAAAATTTTGAAGTCCAACAAATTAAAAAAATCATGCCCCAAACAAAAGATGATTTAATTCGTTATCTATCAAGTGATTTATTTCCAACAATTGGGGCCAAAACAGCTGAGGTGATTATTAATCATTTTCAAGAAGATGTCATTAATAAGATTAAAAATAATTTAGCAACATTAAATGATATTAAGGGTTTAACGCCAAATCAAGTTAAAATTATTCAAACAACGTTTAGTAAAATGACCCAAGAAGATGAAATTAATCACTTATTTAGTCAAAATAATTTATCATTACAAATTTTGTCACTATTAAAAACAAAATATGATGTTGATCAAATTATGGCAATTTTACAAAAAGACCCTTATTCATTATTGTTAAAAGATAATATTAGTTTTAAAGCCATTGATAAAATCTTTTTAACGTTTAATTCTAACCCAACCGATTATATTCGAATTGGCTATTATGCTTGGTATTATGCCAAAGAATTTTGTAATAGCACCGGAGATACTTATTTAGAATTAGAACAGTTAACAAAAATATTACAAAAGAATTTTGTTACAGTGACAAAAGAAATTATTTTAGCTGGATTAAAATATGTTAAAAATTTAAATTTATTAATTTTTAAAAATGAAAAAATTTATGTCGCTGAAATTTATCATAGTGAACTTAATATTGCCGCTTTATTAAATAGTTTAAATACTAATGCTGCAATTAGTGTTGATGAGGTTAATACTATTTTTCAGCAAGTTGAGGCGCAAAAACAAATTAGTTATAATTTGCAGCAAGTTAAAGCAATTAAAGAAGCAGTTTTAAGTAATTTTTTATTAATTGTTGGGGGTCCTGGAACTGGTAAAACAACTGTTGTTGATGGAATTGTTAGTATTTTAAAAAAAAGTTTTAAAAATAATAAAATTATTTTAGCGGCGCCAACCGGGAAAGCCGCTAAACGCTTGCGTGATAAAACAAAACAAAAAGCAGTAACAATTCATAAATTATTAAAATATGATCCCTTAACAAATCAATTTTTCCATAATGAGAATAATCCACTTGAAATTGATATTTTAATTTTAGATGAAGTAAGTATGGTTGATACATTATTATTATCAGCCATTGCAAAGGCAAGTTTAAATCTTAAGAAACTTATTTTAATTGGGGATGTTAATCAATTACCATCAGTTGCTTGTGGCGATGTTTTACGTGACATTATTGGTACTGACATTTTTAATGTTGTTCCTTTAACAGAAGTCTATCGTCAACAAGAAGGAAATGATATTTTAGAATTAAGTTATGCAATTCAGCAAGATTATTTTGAATATCATTTTGATAATAAACAAGATGTTAAATTTATCAACAGTAGTAATTCAAATGAAATTTTAAACACAGTTGGGGAGTTATATCAAAATTTAGTCAAGCAACATCAAGGGCAATATGATCAAATTCAAATAATTGCCCCAATGTATAATGGGACCCTCGGCATTAATACCCTTAACAATTATCTGCAAAATAAAATTAATCCTGATTATGGTCAAAAACATTGTAAAATTGGTTATCAAGAATTTCGGGTAAATGATAAAGTGATGCAATTAAAAAATCGCCCTGAATTAGAAGTATATAATGGCGATGTTGGAATAATAGTAGATATTAAACAAGATAAAGATTTAAATAATATTTTAATTATTCAGTTTGATGAGCAATTAATTAAATATAGTCCAGAACTGTATTATGATATTACTTTAGCTTATGCTTGTAGTGTTCATAAGCTACAAGGTAGTGAATATGAATACGTTATTTTTGTCATTACAAAAGCTTTTTGAATTATGTTAAATCGTAACCTAGTTTACACCGGAATTACCCGTGCTAAGAACCAATTATTTTTATTAGGCGAACAACAAGCTTTACATTATGCTGTTAATAATGTTCTTAAAAAGCGTAAAACAACGCTCGGTGAAGTTATTAAAGATTTTAAAGGCTAG
- a CDS encoding tRNA (cytidine(34)-2'-O)-methyltransferase has translation MTSTKRLNIVLFEPEIAQNVGAIIRTCVAVNAKLHIIEPLGFIFDSRFVTRSSANYIEYADYQLYNDWDHFVSLNPMVKLYCATRYAKFPHSKVDFANCSDPIFILFGRESTGIPTTILKANLERCFRIPMSEHVRSLNIANTVGIVAYEVMRQLDYPDLSQVEIQKGTDYLE, from the coding sequence ATGACAAGTACCAAAAGATTAAATATTGTTTTATTTGAACCAGAAATTGCCCAGAATGTTGGGGCAATTATTCGAACTTGCGTGGCGGTAAATGCTAAATTACATATCATTGAACCGCTGGGGTTTATTTTTGATAGCCGCTTTGTAACGCGTAGTAGTGCTAATTATATTGAGTACGCTGATTATCAATTATACAATGATTGAGATCATTTTGTCAGTTTAAACCCAATGGTAAAATTATATTGTGCAACACGTTATGCTAAATTTCCTCATAGTAAAGTTGATTTTGCTAATTGCTCTGACCCTATTTTTATTTTATTTGGGCGTGAATCAACGGGGATTCCAACAACCATTTTAAAAGCCAATTTAGAACGTTGTTTTCGAATTCCAATGAGTGAGCATGTTCGTAGCTTAAACATTGCTAATACCGTTGGGATTGTTGCTTATGAAGTGATGCGGCAACTAGATTATCCTGATTTATCACAAGTTGAAATTCAAAAGGGAACAGACTATTTAGAATAG
- a CDS encoding GNAT family N-acetyltransferase yields MLNFNNKKINQLIANFITYMTDPKHDNGKQKINVDQDLQIHHIDSLASKSNLNIVISSYILTPVQQEQAKKIIKQYHEANESFTWCTITEDNQQLDRDFYQQQGLEHFETAQVMLLDLNNFNMTNDLAENITFQTINSPEDVKKVKNVIHNAFDLALIDLAKYQSLFEINQDEKISYFTILTQDNQPATTGNLYLESELAIVDDIATHQNFQKQGFAKAMLIHLLNYAKTKGYQTVGLIATPDGFPLYKKLGFVEQEVYINVYTMNY; encoded by the coding sequence ATGCTTAACTTTAATAACAAAAAAATTAACCAATTAATTGCCAATTTCATTACTTATATGACAGACCCTAAACATGATAACGGAAAGCAAAAAATTAATGTTGATCAAGACCTACAAATCCATCATATTGATTCCTTAGCATCAAAAAGCAATTTAAATATTGTGATAAGCTCATACATTTTGACACCCGTTCAACAAGAACAAGCCAAAAAAATTATTAAACAATACCATGAGGCAAATGAATCTTTTACATGATGTACAATCACTGAAGATAATCAGCAACTTGACCGCGATTTTTACCAACAACAGGGTTTAGAACACTTTGAAACAGCCCAAGTAATGCTTTTGGATTTAAATAATTTTAATATGACTAATGATTTAGCAGAAAATATCACATTTCAAACAATAAATAGTCCTGAAGATGTTAAAAAAGTTAAAAATGTTATTCATAATGCTTTTGATTTGGCCCTAATTGATTTAGCGAAATATCAAAGCCTTTTTGAAATTAATCAAGATGAAAAAATTAGCTATTTTACAATTTTAACGCAAGATAACCAACCAGCAACTACCGGGAATTTATACTTGGAATCAGAGTTAGCAATTGTTGATGATATTGCTACCCATCAAAACTTTCAAAAACAAGGTTTTGCCAAAGCAATGTTAATTCATTTATTGAATTATGCTAAAACAAAAGGTTATCAAACAGTCGGATTAATTGCGACACCAGATGGTTTTCCTTTATATAAAAAATTAGGTTTTGTTGAACAAGAAGTCTATATTAATGTTTATACAATGAATTACTAA
- a CDS encoding IS3 family transposase: MGTKWFTKNEKLNILKYYKENGWAKTIKKFEISTPTLSRWKKAVKISGEKALEPGNGLQSKGIRRPGRPKNLNFELMTKKELIEYIEMIQDVKKSLPKSKKKKFQTIWSLKKKYKIKYLCKILNVSRAGYYKWFNAGMKLFNKWNNTIAKIVKTLFLTFKKIYGYNMLTLIINKLYNWNLKPHIVYRYMKNMNLKSIIRIKKFNYKLSSGNKRHENIMNQDFSTTDINQKIGTDITYLLTSDKTYFLSIVKDFHTNEILDYQISNNLEKEFVFKNIINSWVKAGKPSTWVLQSDQGFHYTNSDYEKLCNYLGITISMSRCGNSYDNAHTESWFGTMKTEFLYHIKRKKRTAKWIIENLPKYIYFYNNFRPQAKLKGMSPVQYRKSSLQVTF, encoded by the coding sequence ATGGGAACAAAATGATTTACAAAAAACGAAAAACTTAATATTTTAAAATATTACAAAGAAAATGGTTGAGCAAAAACAATTAAAAAATTTGAAATTTCAACACCAACTTTATCTCGTTGAAAAAAGGCAGTTAAAATTAGTGGAGAAAAAGCGTTAGAACCAGGAAATGGTCTACAATCTAAAGGAATTCGCCGACCAGGGCGTCCAAAAAATCTTAATTTTGAATTAATGACAAAAAAAGAATTAATTGAGTATATTGAAATGATTCAAGATGTAAAAAAGTCCTTGCCCAAATCGAAAAAGAAGAAATTTCAAACGATTTGGTCCTTAAAGAAAAAATACAAGATTAAATATTTATGCAAAATTTTAAATGTTTCTAGAGCTGGTTATTATAAATGATTTAATGCTGGAATGAAACTTTTTAATAAATGGAATAATACAATTGCAAAAATAGTTAAAACGTTATTTCTAACTTTTAAGAAAATTTATGGATATAATATGTTAACACTAATTATTAATAAACTATATAATTGAAATTTAAAACCTCATATTGTCTATAGATATATGAAAAATATGAATTTAAAATCAATTATTAGAATAAAAAAATTTAATTATAAATTATCTTCTGGTAACAAAAGACATGAAAATATCATGAATCAAGATTTTTCAACCACAGATATTAATCAAAAAATAGGAACAGACATAACATATTTATTAACAAGCGACAAAACCTATTTTTTATCAATAGTAAAAGACTTTCATACTAATGAAATTTTGGACTACCAAATCAGTAATAATTTAGAAAAAGAATTTGTCTTTAAAAACATAATTAATTCTTGAGTAAAAGCTGGAAAGCCATCAACTTGAGTTCTACAATCAGATCAAGGTTTTCATTATACAAATTCTGATTATGAAAAATTATGCAATTATCTTGGAATTACGATTTCAATGTCCAGATGTGGAAACTCTTATGATAATGCCCATACAGAATCATGATTTGGTACTATGAAAACTGAATTTTTATATCATATAAAAAGAAAAAAACGAACAGCCAAATGAATTATTGAAAATCTACCTAAATATATCTATTTTTACAATAATTTTAGACCACAAGCCAAATTAAAAGGAATGAGTCCTGTTCAATACAGAAAATCATCCCTTCAAGTAACTTTTTAA
- the oppC gene encoding oligopeptide ABC transporter permease OppC, translating to MKNFVGNDWFEFNDYDINNLDESLFEIVGPQEEAVEKLSTKSYSYWKVVGRLLITSKTFIICAFFLALIILLTTIVPIGNIARPLPEDLPFPNQERPMAPTWQYIFGLGMSGENYWIKIWIGMRTTLLFTLVIATIQIVLGILIGSIWGFYRKTDIWFIEITRFLNLVPTLILWLIIIFALGKSMIVIIFAVSITSWIALAEVIRVQIILVRNTEYNMASKMLGTRGHRIISKNILPKILPIIIQTISFAVPMSIAIDSTLNYFNFGFIEGRENTTLGFILNEVLASSKWQDFPHLLIIPIVFIAGTSMLFFLFGKVFADVLDPKNHYK from the coding sequence ATGAAAAATTTTGTTGGTAATGATTGATTTGAATTTAATGACTATGATATCAATAATTTAGATGAAAGTTTATTTGAAATTGTTGGTCCCCAAGAAGAAGCGGTGGAAAAACTATCAACTAAATCATATAGCTATTGAAAAGTTGTCGGAAGATTATTAATTACAAGTAAAACATTTATTATTTGTGCTTTTTTCTTAGCATTAATAATTTTATTAACAACAATTGTCCCAATTGGTAATATTGCCCGTCCATTGCCAGAAGATTTACCATTTCCGAATCAGGAACGACCAATGGCCCCAACATGACAATATATTTTTGGGTTAGGAATGTCAGGGGAAAACTATTGAATTAAAATTTGAATTGGAATGCGAACAACACTATTATTTACTTTAGTAATTGCAACAATACAAATTGTCTTAGGAATTTTAATTGGATCAATTTGAGGATTTTATCGTAAAACAGATATTTGATTTATTGAAATTACAAGATTTTTAAATTTAGTGCCAACGTTAATTTTATGGTTAATAATTATTTTTGCGTTAGGGAAATCCATGATTGTAATTATTTTTGCCGTTTCTATTACCAGTTGGATTGCTTTAGCAGAAGTTATTCGGGTACAAATTATCTTAGTTCGTAATACTGAATATAACATGGCTTCAAAAATGTTAGGAACACGTGGTCACCGTATTATTTCAAAAAACATTTTGCCAAAAATTCTGCCAATAATTATTCAAACAATTTCTTTTGCCGTTCCAATGTCAATTGCAATTGATTCAACATTAAATTACTTTAACTTTGGATTTATTGAAGGACGAGAAAATACAACATTAGGGTTTATTTTAAATGAAGTATTAGCCTCAAGTAAATGACAAGATTTCCCCCACCTATTAATTATTCCAATTGTCTTTATTGCTGGAACATCAATGCTATTTTTCTTATTTGGTAAAGTCTTTGCCGATGTGCTAGACCCCAAAAATCATTATAAATAA
- a CDS encoding single-stranded DNA-binding protein codes for MGKRKDDEMNQVMLVGQVEGSYEIVYDKKESERKLMKFLLKVQRPFKNRDGHYDNDLVNIKVWTNNIDDLDISLQDKAMIIVKGRVQSYRSNNYDDDIYYNEIIADKVTYLNCLN; via the coding sequence GTGGGAAAGAGAAAGGATGATGAAATGAACCAAGTAATGTTGGTCGGACAAGTTGAGGGTAGTTATGAGATTGTTTATGACAAAAAAGAGTCAGAACGTAAATTAATGAAGTTTTTATTAAAAGTACAAAGACCATTTAAAAATCGCGATGGGCATTATGATAATGATCTAGTTAATATTAAAGTATGAACTAATAATATTGATGATTTAGATATCAGTTTGCAAGATAAAGCCATGATTATTGTGAAAGGACGTGTGCAGTCTTATCGTTCCAATAATTATGATGATGATATTTATTATAATGAAATAATTGCTGACAAGGTGACATATTTAAACTGTTTAAATTAA
- the mnmA gene encoding tRNA 2-thiouridine(34) synthase MnmA: MKKVIVGLSGGVDSSVALYLLQQAGYQVEALFMRNWDSNLNNDILGNQQINDIICPQEVDYQDAKAVSQKLGIPIHRVDFIKEYWDYVFTHFIAEYKKGRTPNPDILCNKYIKFDFFLKTALEQYHGDYIAMGHYARVTYNETLQEYQLLRGVDATKDQSYFLCQLSQTQLAKTLFPLGDLTKPAVRTIAEQLGLPTATKKDSTGICFIGERDFKKFLENYIPNQVGDIVDIETNKILGHHSGVMYYTIGQRRGLNLGGMAQAYFVVGKNVAKNILYVANSSEEQWLYSNSCLVNDTNWINKLQTNNFTCTAKFRYRQKDIPVSVEILSPTSCLVRFVEKVKAITPGQSAVFYQGEVCLGGGVIEAAYLDDTKLWYL, translated from the coding sequence ATGAAAAAAGTTATTGTGGGCTTATCAGGGGGAGTCGATTCTTCTGTTGCTTTGTATTTATTACAACAAGCAGGTTACCAAGTTGAAGCCTTATTTATGCGCAATTGAGATAGTAATTTAAATAATGATATTTTAGGTAATCAACAAATTAATGATATTATTTGCCCCCAAGAAGTTGATTATCAAGATGCGAAAGCAGTTAGTCAAAAACTAGGGATTCCAATTCATCGTGTTGATTTTATTAAAGAATATTGGGATTATGTTTTTACTCATTTTATTGCTGAGTATAAAAAAGGACGAACACCAAATCCAGATATTTTATGTAATAAATATATTAAGTTTGATTTCTTCTTAAAAACAGCTTTAGAACAATATCATGGTGATTATATTGCAATGGGGCATTATGCTCGTGTTACCTATAATGAAACTTTACAAGAATACCAATTATTAAGAGGAGTTGATGCTACAAAAGATCAAAGTTATTTTTTATGTCAACTTTCCCAAACTCAGCTCGCAAAAACATTATTTCCCTTAGGAGATTTAACAAAACCAGCAGTTCGTACTATTGCTGAACAATTAGGATTACCAACTGCTACTAAAAAGGATTCAACTGGGATTTGTTTTATTGGTGAACGTGATTTTAAAAAATTCTTAGAAAATTACATTCCAAACCAAGTCGGTGATATTGTTGATATTGAAACAAATAAAATTTTAGGTCATCATTCTGGGGTAATGTATTACACAATTGGTCAACGTCGTGGTCTTAATTTAGGAGGAATGGCGCAAGCTTATTTTGTTGTTGGAAAAAATGTCGCTAAAAACATTTTATATGTGGCAAATAGTTCGGAAGAACAATGACTGTATTCAAACAGTTGTTTAGTTAATGATACAAATTGAATTAATAAACTACAAACAAATAATTTTACTTGTACAGCTAAATTTCGTTATCGTCAAAAAGATATTCCCGTTAGCGTCGAAATTTTATCACCAACAAGTTGTTTAGTGCGCTTTGTTGAAAAAGTAAAAGCTATTACACCTGGTCAATCAGCTGTCTTTTATCAAGGTGAAGTTTGTCTTGGCGGGGGTGTAATTGAAGCTGCTTATTTAGATGACACAAAATTATGATATTTGTAA